A section of the Methanosarcina mazei S-6 genome encodes:
- a CDS encoding DUF3344 domain-containing protein: MKRGWELDEKNKTKNEYKFRRTKLSKKKNMLYKLTGLCCLLSGLFCLLIAPSLAQVPENNGYAGDKPLKTYIHDTVKGDLYYTAGSSYYSGKAYPGDTYKVNHNFDLPEGATIKLARLYNYWTWSSEGMEGRNPEMKLSFDGQELEPDREYSDRKGWGSYDYPSGTWAYDVSSCITGSGTFTTEIENTGPDASCVCIEGVGLLIVYEDPDGRNIEYWINEGADELNSQMDENGSPLYYTAPNQTICEMLRPALQFPIRSATLWTITQSGNWENNTLIVNDKKFTGICDGKPYPDLEIDKRNVTDCLKAGENIILFQASGDYVISSGSFLVVEKDLLAEESKSSTEEASEKSEETGSTPETSGTESKKAPGFGFVFAPALLTGRKLVSGLRDKKAGK; this comes from the coding sequence GTGAAAAGAGGTTGGGAACTGGATGAGAAAAATAAAACAAAAAATGAGTACAAATTCAGGAGAACAAAACTCAGCAAAAAAAAGAATATGCTTTATAAGCTTACAGGCCTTTGCTGCCTTCTTTCAGGCTTATTCTGCCTGCTAATTGCACCTTCCCTGGCTCAGGTCCCCGAAAACAATGGTTATGCCGGAGATAAGCCCCTGAAAACGTACATTCATGACACAGTTAAGGGAGATCTTTACTATACTGCAGGGAGCAGCTATTACAGTGGAAAAGCCTATCCTGGAGACACATATAAGGTAAACCATAACTTCGATCTTCCTGAAGGAGCAACCATTAAACTTGCCAGGCTCTATAATTACTGGACCTGGAGTTCCGAGGGGATGGAGGGGAGAAACCCTGAGATGAAACTCAGTTTTGACGGACAGGAGCTTGAACCTGACAGGGAGTACAGCGACAGGAAAGGTTGGGGAAGCTATGATTATCCCTCAGGAACTTGGGCTTATGATGTGAGTTCCTGTATAACCGGGTCCGGTACCTTTACTACGGAAATAGAAAACACAGGCCCGGATGCATCCTGTGTCTGCATTGAAGGTGTGGGTTTGCTTATTGTATACGAGGACCCTGATGGAAGGAATATAGAATACTGGATTAACGAAGGAGCCGATGAGCTTAATTCTCAGATGGATGAAAACGGCAGCCCACTTTATTACACGGCCCCAAACCAGACAATCTGTGAAATGCTCAGGCCTGCTTTGCAGTTTCCCATCCGCAGTGCGACCCTCTGGACGATCACGCAATCCGGAAACTGGGAGAATAACACACTCATAGTGAACGACAAAAAATTTACCGGAATCTGCGATGGGAAACCCTATCCTGATCTGGAAATTGATAAAAGGAATGTAACGGACTGCCTGAAAGCCGGAGAAAATATCATTCTTTTCCAGGCATCAGGCGATTATGTAATATCTTCGGGGTCTTTCCTTGTTGTTGAAAAAGACCTGCTCGCAGAAGAATCGAAGTCATCCACAGAAGAAGCTTCCGAAAAATCCGAGGAAACAGGTAGCACCCCAGAAACATCCGGAACTGAATCTAAAAAAGCCCCAGGGTTTGGGTTCGTTTTTGCTCCTGCTCTTTTAACAGGAAGAAAATTGGTATCGGGACTAAGGGATAAGAAAGCTGGAAAATAA
- a CDS encoding DUF3344 domain-containing protein: MNLKSAVLLINLLLLIMPASASYAGDKNLQTVIHDEHCGTLDFSLGDSRYSGELESGESYTVNFSVNPPEGSSIKVARAYIYWTWSKQGLDGIYPEFKSSLVHSGSSVLLLEEKRYTDTKGFVSRYDFFSGTDVYDLSEDISEAGNYSISLVNAGGDEKTFCVQGAGLLLVYENPDLPQTEYWINEGCDVLYAEYGIDPDMATTTTFFEGDICPENIENARLITVSPSGGYSSGTEARNRLFFNEKTGSIPVIGDIIKLLFAGGKSWKNVYQTNETVQIALDERSVGNYLDSNGNFASIQDNGDYLMATNAILLLEFKEPENPGKRYG, translated from the coding sequence ATGAATTTGAAATCAGCTGTACTTTTAATTAACCTCCTGCTGCTTATTATGCCGGCTTCAGCTTCATATGCCGGAGATAAAAACCTGCAGACAGTCATTCATGATGAGCACTGTGGAACCCTTGATTTTTCTCTTGGGGACAGCAGATACAGTGGAGAGCTCGAATCAGGTGAAAGCTATACTGTTAACTTCAGTGTCAATCCTCCGGAAGGTTCTTCCATAAAGGTTGCAAGAGCTTATATTTACTGGACATGGAGCAAACAGGGGCTTGATGGCATATATCCGGAGTTTAAGTCTTCTCTTGTACATTCCGGAAGTTCTGTACTTTTACTGGAAGAAAAAAGGTATACGGACACAAAAGGTTTCGTCTCAAGATACGATTTTTTTTCGGGAACTGACGTTTATGACCTGAGTGAAGATATTTCGGAGGCTGGCAACTATTCTATATCGCTTGTAAATGCTGGTGGTGACGAAAAAACCTTCTGTGTACAGGGCGCAGGGCTTCTGCTCGTTTATGAAAACCCGGATTTACCACAGACAGAGTACTGGATTAATGAAGGCTGTGATGTGCTGTATGCAGAATACGGGATCGATCCTGATATGGCAACAACAACCACTTTCTTTGAAGGAGATATTTGCCCTGAAAATATTGAAAATGCACGGCTGATAACAGTTTCTCCTTCAGGAGGCTATAGTTCAGGCACAGAAGCCAGAAACAGGCTTTTTTTCAATGAAAAAACCGGGAGTATTCCGGTTATCGGAGACATCATAAAGCTTCTGTTTGCGGGTGGAAAAAGCTGGAAGAATGTATACCAGACAAACGAAACTGTCCAGATAGCCCTGGATGAAAGGTCGGTAGGAAATTACCTTGATTCTAATGGGAATTTTGCCAGTATTCAGGATAATGGAGATTACCTCATGGCTACGAATGCAATACTTTTGCTCGAGTTCAAAGAGCCTGAAAATCCTGGAAAGAGATACGGATGA
- a CDS encoding ABC transporter ATP-binding protein: protein MNIVETRDLSKCYVFDSGLRVEALKDINVKIEEGEFVSFMGPSGSGKSTLLNIVGCLDQPSSGRVFIEGNEVDYRNSPAIVRLHRQTIGFVFQAFNLIPAMDALENVCYPMHFNGVGRSRQKQRASELLNLVGLEDRMCHLPSELSGGEQQRVAIARALANSPRIILADEPTGNLDSGTGRKITDLMKNINREQNISFIVTTHDPEMARAADKVLKLNDGTIII, encoded by the coding sequence ATGAATATTGTCGAAACCAGAGATCTATCAAAGTGTTACGTGTTTGATTCCGGGTTGCGTGTGGAAGCCTTAAAGGATATAAATGTGAAAATTGAAGAGGGAGAATTTGTTTCCTTTATGGGACCTTCCGGATCCGGGAAGTCCACTCTGCTTAACATTGTCGGGTGTCTTGACCAGCCCAGTTCTGGAAGAGTCTTTATAGAAGGAAACGAAGTGGACTACAGGAATTCTCCCGCCATTGTAAGGCTGCACAGGCAGACAATAGGATTCGTATTCCAGGCTTTTAACCTGATACCTGCAATGGATGCTCTTGAGAATGTCTGTTACCCGATGCACTTTAATGGAGTAGGTCGTTCCAGGCAGAAACAAAGAGCATCTGAACTTCTTAACCTTGTAGGTCTTGAGGATAGAATGTGCCATCTACCTTCCGAATTATCCGGAGGAGAGCAGCAGAGAGTTGCCATAGCAAGAGCGCTTGCAAACAGCCCGAGAATTATTCTGGCAGACGAGCCTACTGGAAACCTTGATTCAGGAACCGGAAGAAAAATCACGGACCTCATGAAAAACATAAATCGAGAGCAGAATATCAGTTTTATCGTTACAACTCATGACCCTGAAATGGCCAGAGCTGCGGACAAGGTGCTGAAGCTGAATGACGGAACAATCATAATCTAA
- a CDS encoding CARDB domain-containing protein: protein MEISPAKIIVLFIIPIFLLASVDLALASYSYEGMPFAPDAQGTFRGEFYMDGGHGLGFSPYSQNFDVPEGSVLWARLYIGVWGGTDSDEGWVQPEFNGQRLEKLHLEGINDENENVFCAGHGVYWVAYDAGNLIKNGENTVEILTSTGEPGKKMDGRIYGTVLAAACENPKAPMVSYQLLTGNINLHGEGWSENIKEVNDRAEVNFSAGQALNNIDSANLSVVYLTGSKGLPDYIEFNGEIPGVPPQYLVEKCGENVRDIANEVSFDSSGDKGAASSYFDMEHIDVLNYLKADNSAVFVRGFDINGDGKIDDQEGEDYLHPVLAALVLTSKNTESVFPDLYPEIRVSEEELIDGKPVEISLTINNPGGICEENCTAVFLVDGNEISRVPIQMGAAGIHRSGILWSGIKGEHRLELFLDPENSIKESSDKNNNCELNILVRSAPDLSVSLGEPVKIENKEISSASTILLGFIALFSIRRKKPIFLILLVVLIIATFSGCVEETQKTAKTDYSISVKITNNGEASARDFDVNLYLDGESVTVLNIPELEGQTSIVENIRIDTQKGEHALNVNVDENNRITESDENNNEFEISCTFN from the coding sequence ATGGAAATAAGTCCTGCAAAGATAATTGTACTGTTTATTATCCCGATTTTTCTGCTGGCATCAGTAGATCTCGCCCTTGCCAGCTATTCTTATGAGGGCATGCCCTTTGCTCCTGATGCCCAGGGCACATTCAGAGGAGAATTCTACATGGATGGAGGTCATGGACTTGGTTTTTCTCCATACTCCCAGAATTTTGATGTTCCTGAAGGTTCTGTCCTCTGGGCTCGCCTTTATATTGGAGTCTGGGGTGGTACGGATAGTGATGAAGGCTGGGTCCAGCCTGAGTTTAACGGGCAAAGGCTTGAAAAACTACATCTTGAAGGAATCAATGATGAAAACGAAAATGTTTTCTGTGCAGGCCACGGGGTTTACTGGGTGGCTTATGATGCAGGCAATCTTATTAAAAACGGTGAAAATACGGTAGAAATCCTTACAAGCACAGGAGAACCCGGAAAAAAGATGGACGGGAGGATTTATGGTACAGTGCTTGCTGCTGCCTGTGAAAACCCGAAAGCTCCCATGGTCTCCTACCAGCTCCTGACAGGGAACATAAACCTTCATGGGGAAGGCTGGAGTGAAAACATAAAGGAAGTAAATGACAGGGCAGAGGTTAATTTCAGCGCAGGGCAGGCTTTAAACAATATAGATTCTGCAAACCTTTCAGTCGTGTATCTTACAGGGTCAAAAGGTCTTCCTGATTATATTGAATTCAACGGAGAAATACCCGGGGTTCCGCCTCAATACCTGGTCGAGAAATGCGGAGAAAATGTAAGGGATATCGCAAATGAGGTCAGCTTTGATAGCTCGGGAGACAAAGGCGCAGCCTCAAGCTATTTCGATATGGAACACATTGATGTGCTCAATTATTTGAAGGCAGACAACTCCGCAGTTTTTGTAAGAGGATTTGATATTAACGGAGACGGAAAAATAGACGACCAGGAAGGGGAAGACTACCTTCATCCTGTCCTTGCAGCCCTGGTCCTTACTTCTAAAAATACCGAATCCGTATTTCCTGACCTTTACCCGGAGATAAGAGTCTCTGAAGAAGAGCTGATTGATGGGAAACCTGTGGAAATTTCCCTTACAATTAATAATCCCGGAGGAATCTGTGAGGAAAACTGTACTGCTGTTTTCCTGGTAGATGGAAATGAGATCTCCCGGGTCCCGATCCAGATGGGGGCAGCTGGAATACACAGGTCAGGCATTTTGTGGTCCGGTATTAAAGGCGAGCACAGGCTTGAACTCTTTCTGGACCCTGAAAACAGTATAAAAGAGTCCAGTGACAAAAACAATAATTGTGAACTGAATATCCTGGTCAGGTCCGCACCCGACCTGTCGGTTTCCCTTGGGGAGCCTGTAAAAATAGAGAACAAAGAGATCTCTTCAGCTTCGACAATCCTTCTGGGTTTTATCGCTCTTTTCAGCATCAGGAGAAAAAAACCCATTTTTCTCATCCTGCTGGTCGTTCTCATAATAGCGACTTTTAGCGGCTGTGTTGAAGAAACCCAGAAAACAGCTAAAACCGATTATTCAATTTCTGTAAAAATTACGAATAATGGAGAAGCTTCAGCCAGGGATTTTGATGTAAACCTCTACCTTGATGGGGAAAGTGTTACTGTCCTGAACATCCCGGAACTTGAAGGTCAGACCTCAATTGTTGAAAATATAAGGATTGATACTCAGAAGGGGGAACACGCCCTCAATGTGAATGTAGATGAAAATAACCGTATTACCGAGTCGGATGAGAATAACAATGAATTTGAAATCAGCTGTACTTTTAATTAA
- a CDS encoding energy-coupling factor transporter transmembrane component T family protein, whose product MKSLFRYEQKDSLLHRLDPRVKLLWLFGVSVLSVVLGTPYLLVLLFISTLPFWFILKPPISRIKAILLVSGSIMLSFTFSQALFYYWAKEPLFTIISPSFPVLGLLTEGVYFYADGALYGMYQSFRFMTGLSAAMLLLATTHPSELISAFVRFFEIRVGEKNYSIGLPYEIAFMLSSAVSFAPSMLEESGIILNAMQARGLELKGGIFRKAKAMKYILVPLVVNILRAGRKLAVAADTRGFRANRQRTYVKELRLKRNDYIFLAYTALFTAGGLYLSYVGFGGTVPV is encoded by the coding sequence TTGAAGAGCCTCTTTCGCTATGAACAAAAAGACAGTCTGCTCCATAGGCTGGACCCGAGAGTAAAACTGCTCTGGCTCTTCGGGGTCTCGGTGCTGAGTGTTGTTCTAGGTACTCCTTACTTGCTGGTGTTGCTTTTTATCTCAACTTTGCCTTTCTGGTTCATTCTGAAACCGCCTATCAGCAGGATAAAGGCCATCCTCCTGGTTTCTGGGAGCATTATGCTGAGTTTTACCTTTTCTCAGGCTCTTTTTTATTACTGGGCAAAAGAGCCGCTGTTTACCATAATTTCTCCATCCTTCCCGGTACTGGGGCTTCTTACAGAAGGAGTCTACTTTTATGCCGATGGGGCTCTCTACGGGATGTATCAGTCTTTCCGTTTTATGACCGGACTTAGTGCCGCAATGCTGCTGCTTGCCACCACTCATCCTTCAGAACTGATTTCCGCATTTGTCCGCTTTTTCGAAATAAGAGTAGGAGAAAAAAATTATAGTATAGGGCTTCCGTATGAAATTGCATTTATGCTCTCTTCTGCAGTCAGTTTTGCCCCTTCAATGCTCGAAGAAAGCGGCATAATCCTCAATGCAATGCAGGCAAGAGGGCTTGAATTGAAAGGAGGAATTTTCAGAAAAGCAAAAGCCATGAAATATATCCTTGTTCCTCTGGTAGTTAATATACTCAGGGCGGGAAGAAAGCTCGCAGTAGCTGCCGATACGCGAGGTTTCAGGGCAAATAGGCAGAGAACCTATGTAAAAGAACTGAGGCTAAAAAGAAATGATTATATTTTTCTTGCATATACGGCACTATTTACGGCAGGAGGCCTCTATCTCAGCTATGTGGGATTTGGGGGCACAGTCCCGGTTTAA